In Chelmon rostratus isolate fCheRos1 chromosome 20, fCheRos1.pri, whole genome shotgun sequence, a single window of DNA contains:
- the pks1 gene encoding highly reducing polyketide synthase cm3B, whose product MEDAEDGIAVVGIGCNFPGGEGLDNFWRVLLEGKNCVVDIPAERFDTTLWYDADDSKPGKTQTNKAALIEGFNEFDHKFFGITEAEADFMDPQQKLLLQCTYRALEDAGIAMESISGSRTGVYIGLMNRDYEMLQSNSSATIRHYNGTGTAMSVAANRISFTFNLTGPSFAIDSACSSSLVALHLGHQAIKQGDCEMALCGGVSCIIEPRVFVALSKAKMISPEGTSKPFCSRADGYGRGEGCGVVLLKPLKKAIKDCNKIWGILSKTAVNQDGHSVTPITKPSIIQQQELLQRIYSGSDVADVQYIEAHGTGTPVGDPTEAGSISNVIAKARPPGSAILRIGSVKGNIGHTESAAGVAGLIKVLLMMKHETIVPSVFYSEDSASVDAKALSISIPIKAERWETNGSLERVAGINSFGFGGTNAHVIVRGYRQTSVSTQIPECWPKLFVISAASEKSFILSITDTRQKLCSNQTVDIQALSYTSACRRSHSRHKYRKAFLTSSLSDLEHQLASPLQTEFESLRSDIQVVFVFCGNGVAYRGMCKQLLKEVPVFRDKVREVENLFQSHKSINISQWLAGDYDTDDFSQPNVVQPLLFAIQVGIATLLKHWGVKPDAVLGHSVGEVAAAHCSGLLSLEDAVKVLHHRSTLQSKVTRGKMLLVSNVAVEKVLKILTVFSGKICVAAFNSPKSCTLSGDADAIDILHQKLKTVLTEKNIFLHELDVPAAYHSHMMDPILDDVEKNIDPLDANSMGCKLFSTVTGDTYSDGDFRTGKYWARNIREPVLFEQTLRAATKDKQSRRNVVFVEIGPRRALQRNIHETLGNNTIVLSSVQPGRDYDTILSTVAKLFELGICVDWHQIYRGFETLPTALPVYQFVNTKKELNFEAVGRGDQLSTFSPHPLISQIKQGSKEYTCNLSLDTASYLWDHKNNGVPIMPGAFFVELAYASVMASFRPKKPVSLLQLSLRFETLFALGSDSIRLKVTLEHAENVASFKIQSSVATHASGTYRCTDGKPLLEEPTICLDMISQRCKLVMKREEIYSILSRAGFEYGSVFKQLDDVHFGEEFKEAVTAIQVPSELLKHLHDYFIHPVLLDYFLQMTAVVANRQLTVKRGIPSAIGSVAISGPLQEEMVMYLRATQVTPDFLDVCGSFFTTEGHVLVELKGVRISYFGNSSNVLQSRFFHNEIIKIADKRDLQNCQIKAIVFEDKFGIAKGLRPYIHPESVLVESREHWMADQVRNVVVHSLNTSVDLKNVLFFWGVEDLSHLSSEKTLECLVTCCELFCQIVLALKDSKRSCTMWVITYRSTEMIVDHVSPGFVLSGMTRACAAEMEGLSFHLIDLASVTSEDIQMLVHVINTCKEQEVMISKGQASTTRITRTPIRDGALCKGDMPSVYVSDFVLQTTDPYRMTHLSAIHYDTNLNPVREKSVEIQLTNVCVHSSDYFPVTTSHLDFGKTIYWNKHTSQNHKLLALDFSGIVTAVAKDVSNLRVGDHIASCYPVAVATKIRIPEAVCYSTKRLPVLRETPCVSYFVLAWEIQRILSNVKQQHRKLVIISSSSASALMKVLALTANRSGWNVSCLLNSREQTLQFERSHALVFLPPFDHSCRGVHDSGGDDRHVIFVCSNHMPSSLSADLFALKSEHMHVHKLDVANVLQRANLQDQNRSISNWLMSLGFDAISLPLKTDTFQLSSTKEPQTEADDESYFTTKTVQQVVLHHRQSDCPLSDIPLLTRPGQLFKQSCVYIVTGGLSGLGLETVKFIANNGGGCIATLSRSTLTDELQFEMELLRRRYGVKIMNVQCDVSVSMQVIGAISKIEQRFSSRSIKGVFHSAAVLHDGLIETLDRSLFQKVLEPKVSGALNLHYATLHNKLDFFVCYSSISSFIGNPSQSNYAAANSFLDTFCHYRRNLGLAGQSINWGPLNLGLLLNKNHFQKFLEAKGMMTMDVCDVQEALQQCLLLNRPQQVICKFNFRNLNIHVLSQNASLRDRLSALVEMELKDDISNAPRVQHLSSRHECVRTIVSDISSVSVDELNDDSALCALGIDSMLAMTLQNQIFQETGVNVPLVKILDPNSTLATLETIVKNNG is encoded by the exons ATGGAGGACGCAGAGGATGGCATAGCTGTTGTCGGGATTGGATGCAATTTTCCTGGAG GTGAGGGGTTGGACAATTTCTGGAGGGTTCTGTTGGAGGGGAAGAACTGTGTTGTGGATATTCCAGCAGAGAGGTTTGACACCACTCTCTGGTACGATGCAGATGATAGCAAACCTggaaagacacagacaaacaaagcagcTCTAATAGAAGG GTTCAATGAGTTTGATCACAAGTTTTTTGGCATTACTGAAGCGGAGGCTGATTTCATGGACCCACAGCAGAAACTCCTTCTTCAGTGTACATACAGGGCGCTTGAAGATGCGGGGATAGCTATGGAAAGCATCAGTGGAAGCAGAACTGGAGTTTACATAG GTCTAATGAACAGGGATTACGAGATGCTCCAGAGTAACAGTTCAGCTACAATACGCCACTACAATGGCACTGGGACGGCAATGAGTGTGGCTGCAAATAGAATTTCCTTCACCTTTAATCTCACTGGCCCCTCTTTTGCCATTGACAGCGCCTGTTCTTCATCTCTGGTAGCTCTACATTTAGGCCACCAGGCTATAAAGCAAG GAGACTGCGAGATGGCTCTGTGTGGAGGTGTCAGCTGTATAATAGAGCCAAGAGTGTTTGTTGCTCTCAGCAAGGCCAAGATGATCTCACCTGAAGGGACCAGCAAACCtttctgcagcagagcagatggcTATGGTAGAGGTGAGGGCTGCGGTGTAGTTCTCCTGAAGCCTCTGAAAAAA GCCATAAAAGACTGCAACAAAATATGGGGTATCCTCAGCAAAACAGCCGTCAACCAAGATGGACACTCAGTCACTCCAATCACCAAACCATCCATCATTCAACAACAGGAGCTGTTGCAAAGAATCTACTCAGGGTCTGACGTTGCAGATGTCCAATACATAGAGGCGCATGGGACTGGAACCCCAGTTGGAGATCCTACAGAGGCAGGGAGCATCTCAAATGTCATTGCCAAAGCCAGACCTCCAGGCTCAGCAATTCTGCGGATTGGGTCTGTGAAGGGCAACATTGGACATACAGAATCTGCAGCTGGAGTGGCGGGACTCATCAAGGTACTCTTAATGATGAAGCATGAGACCATTGTTCCTTCAGTTTTCTACTCAGAAGACAGTGCCAGTGTAGACGCAAAAGCTCTGAGTATAAGTATTCCTATTAAAGCTGAAAGATGGGAGACAAATGGGTCTTTAGAAAGGGTAGCTGGGATCAACAGCTTTGGGTTTGGAGGCACAAATGCACATGTGATTGTAAGAGGCTACAGACAGACCAGCGTTTCCACACAGATCCCAGAATGCTGGCCAAAACTATTTGTAAtatctgcagcctctgagaAATCATTCATCCTTTCTATCACCGACACCCGCCAGAAGCTTTGCAGCAATCAAACAGTTGACATACAGGCACTGTCCTACACTTCAGCATGTAGAAGGAGTCATTCCAGACACAAATACAGGAAGGCCTTCCTGACATCTTCTCTCTCAGATTTAGAACATCAGCTGGCATCTCCACTGCAAACAGAGTTTGAGTCACTAAGGTCTGACATCCAGGtggtctttgtgttttgtggaaaTGGGGTTGCCTACAGGGGAATGTGCAAGCAGCTCCTGAAAGAGGTTCCTGTTTTCAGAGATAAGGTCAGAGAAGTTGAGAATCTCTTCCAGAGTCATAAAAGCATCAACATCAGTCAATGGCTTGCTGGAGACTATGATACTGATGATTTCAGCCAGCCAAATGTTGTCCAGCCTCTTCTCTTTGCGATTCAGGTTGGCATTGCCACTCTTCTAAAGCACTGGGGTGTCAAACCGGATGCAGTGCTTGGACACTCTGTTGGTGAGgttgctgctgctcactgttcTGGTCTGTTGTCCCTTGAGGATGCAGTGAAAGTTTTGCACCACCGCAGTACTCTCCAGAGCAAGGTTACAAGAGGGAAAATGCTTCTTGTTAGCAATGTGGCGGTTGAAAAGGTATTAAAAATCCTTACAGTCTTTTCTGGAAAAATTTGTGTTGCAGCGTTCAACAGCCCCAAGTCCTGCACTCTATCAGGAGATGCAGATGCTATAGACATCCTCCATCAGAAGCTGAAGACTGTTCTTACAGAGAAAAATATCTTCCTTCATGAGCTAGATGTGCCAGCAGCATACCATAGCCATATGATGGATCCTATACTAGATGATGTTGAGAAAAATATTGATCCTTTGGATGCCAACAGCATGGGGTGCAAACTTTTTTCAACTGTGACTGGAGACACTTATTCAGATGGCGACTTTAGGACAGGCAAGTACTGGGCAAGGAACATCCGAGAGCCAGTTTTATTTGAACAAACACTGCGTGCTGCCACCAAAGACAAGCAATCAAGGAGAAATGTGGTCTTTGTGGAGATTGGACCTCGTAGGGCCCTCCAAAGGAACATACATGAGACTCTGGGAAATAACACCATAGTTCTTTCTTCTGTCCAGCCAGGGAGAGATTATGACACAATTCTGTCTACCGTGGCAAAGCTATTTGAACTGGGCATCTGTGTGGACTGGCATCAGATCTACAGGGGTTTTGAGACATTGCCCACAGCTCTTCCAGTGTATCAGTTTgtcaacacaaagaaagaactGAATTTTGAAGCTGTCGGAAGAGGTGATCAATTATCTACTTTTTCTCCCCATCCACTCATATCCCAAATAAAGCAGGGTAGCAAAGAGTACACATGCAACCTCTCATTAGATACTGCATCATATCTCTGGGACCATAAAAATAATGGTGTACCCATTATGCCAGGTGCGTTCTTTGTTGAACTAGCTTATGCCTCAGTGATGGCAAGTTTTAGGCCAAAGAAACCTGTTTCTCTGCTCCAGCTCAGTTTAAGATTTGAGACACTGTTTGCTCTAGGCTCAGACAGTATTCGGTTAAAAGTGACACTGGAGCATGCAGAGAATGTggcttcatttaaaatacagtcTTCTGTTGCAACACATGCCTCTGGTACATACAGATGTACAGATGGCAAACCACTGTTAGAAGAACCTACCATTTGTCTTGACATGATTTCCCAAAGGTGCAAATTGGTtatgaagagagaagagatttATTCCATTCTTTCTCGGGCAGGATTTGAGTATGGCTCTGTCTTCAAACAGCTTGATGATGTGCATTTCGGTGAGGAATTCAAGGAAGCTGTAACAGCAATTCAAGTTCCTAGTGAACTCTTAAAACACCTTCATGACTATTTCATTCATCCTGTGTTATTGGACTATTTCTTGCAAATGACTGCTGTGGTAGCTAATAGACAGCTAACAGTCAAGCGGGGAATCCCCTCAGCTATCGGAAGTGTAGCCATATCAGGACCACTACAAGAGGAAATGGTCATGTACCTACGAGCCACTCAAGTGACTCCAGACTTCCTTGATGTATGTGGAAGCTTTTTCACTACAGAGGGTCATGTACTGGTGGAACTTAAAGGGGTGAGGATCTCATATTTTGGCAATAGCTCAAATGTTCTTCAGTCACGTTTCTTCcacaatgaaataattaaaattgcTGACAAGAGAGACTTgcaaaactgtcaaataaaagcaaTCGTTTTTGAAGACAAGTTTGGCATTGCTAAAGGACTTAGGCCATACATACACCCAGAGTCAGTACTTGTGGAGAGCAGAGAACATTGGATGGCAGACCAAGTTCGAAATGTAGTGGTCCACTCACTTAACACCAGTGTGGATTTGAAAAACGTTCTCTTCTTTTGGGGTGTTGAGGACCTCAGCCACTTGTCATCTGAGAAGACGCTGGAATGCTTGGTGACTTGCTGTGAGCTATTTTGCCAGATTGTTTTAGCCTTGAAAGACAGCAAACGTTCTTGCACTATGTGGGTCATAACCTATAGATCAACAGAAATGATTGTAGACCATGTTAGCCCTGGTTTTGTGCTGTCTGGTATGACAAGGGCTTGTGCAGCAGAGATGGAAGGTCTCTCTTTTCACTTGATTGACCTTGCTTCTGTGACCAGCGAAGACATTCAAATGCTGGTTCATGTAATAAACACCTGCAAAGAACAAGAGGTCATGATCAGCAAAGGGCAAGCATCAACAACAAGAATAACACGGACCCCCATCAGGGACGGAGCTTTATGTAAGGGTGATATGCCGTCTGTATATGTGAGTGACTTTGTTCTACAGACGACTGATCCATACAGGATGACTCACTTGTCTGCCATTCACTATGACACAAATTTAAATCCTGTCCGAGAGAAGTCGGTTGAGATTCAGTTAACCAATGTATGCGTGCATTCATCTGACTACTTTCCTGTCACCACTTCACATTTGGACTTTGGCAAGACAATTTATTGGAACAAGCATACATCACAGAATCATAAACTTCTTGCTTTAGATTTTAGTGGCATTGTCACAGCTGTTGCAAAAGATGTTTCTAATCTAAGAGTGGGGGATCACATTGCTTCATGTTATCCAGTTGCTGTCGCTACAAAGATTAGGATTCCTGAAGCTGTGTGCTACAGTACAAAGAGACTCCCAGTTTTGAGAGAGACTCCATGTGTGTCTTACTTTGTACTGGCATGGGAGATCCAGAGAATTCTGTCTAACgtaaaacaacagcacagaaagcTGGTCATtatctcctccagctcagcctcagctctgATGAAGGTTTTGGCTCTGACAGCAAACAGGTCAGGCTGGAATGTCTCCTGTCTGCTTAATTCCAGAGAACAAACTCTACAGTTTGAACGAAGTCATGCACTTGTTTTTCTGCCCCCATTTGATCACTCTTGCCGGGGGGTGCATGACAGTGGTGGTGATGATAGACACGTTATTTTTGTATGTAGCAATCACATGCCGTCCTCACTCTCTGCAGACCTGTTTGCACTGAAGAgtgaacacatgcatgtgcataaaCTTGACGTAGCTAATGTTCTACAGAGAGCCAATCTACAAGACCAAAACAGGAGTATCTCTAACTGGCTAATGTCTTTGGGCTTTGATGCCATTTCTCTACCTTTGAAGACAGACACTTTTCAATTATCAAGCACAAAAGAGCCTCAGACTGAGGCAGATGATGAGTCCTACTTCACAACAAAGACAGTGCAGCAAGTTGTTCTGCATCACAGACAATCTGATTGTCCATTGTCGGATATCCCTTTGCTTACAAGGCCCGGACAACTCTTTAAACAAAGCTGTGTTTATATTGTAACTGGAGGGCTCTCTGGTTTGGGACTTGAGACGGTGAAGTTCATTGCCAATAATGGTGGAGGTTGTATTGCAACACTGTCCAGAAGTACTCTGACTGATGAACTGCAGTTTGAAATGGAACTGCTCCGGAGAAGGTATGGAGTGAAAATCATGAATGTCCAATGTGACGTTTCTGTGTCAATGCAGGTAATAGGCGCCATCTCAAAGATTGAGCAAAGATTCTCCTCTCGTTCAATCAAAGGTGTGTTTCACAGTGCTGCAGTTTTACATGATGGGTTGATTGAAACCCTTGACCGCTCCCTATTCCAAAAGGTGCTGGAGCCTAAAGTGAGTGGGGCCCTAAACCTTCACTATGCAACACTTCACAACAAACTGGATTTCTTTGTATGCTactcctccatctcttcattCATCGGAAATCCCTCACAAAGTAACTACGCAGCAGCCAATTCTTTCCTGGACACATTCTGTCATTATCGGAGAAACCTTGGACTTGCTGGACAGTCCATCAACTGGGGTCCTTTGAATCTCGGTCTCTTGTTGAACAAAAACCATTTCCAAAAGTTCCTGGAAGCAAAAGGGATGATGACAATGGATGTTTGTGACGTTCAAGAGGCTCTTCAACAGTGTCTTCTGCTGAACAGACCACAACAAGTCATATGCAAGTTCAACTTCAGAAATCTAAATATTCACGTTCTTTCACAGAATGCATCTCTCAGAGACCGGCTGTCAGCTTTAGTGGAAATGGAGCTAAAAGATGATATAAGCAATGCACCCAGGGTTCAGCATTTGTCTTCCAGACATGAATGTGTGAGAACAATTGtcagtgacatcagcagtgTTAGTGTAGATGAGCTGAATGATGACTCGGCTCTGTGTGCACTGGGCATTGACTCGATGTTAGCCATGACTCTGCAGAATCAGATTTTCCAAGAGACAGGTGTGAATGTACCTTTGGTTAAGATATTGGACCCCAACAGTACACTGGCCACTTTGGAAACAATTGTAAAGAACAATGGATAA